Proteins encoded in a region of the Mycolicibacterium neoaurum genome:
- a CDS encoding NAD-dependent epimerase/dehydratase family protein, translating into MRIAITGGTGYLGAHITRALLAAGHQVSLLVAPGTTADPVIGHLACEGEVAPVEGDVRDTATVDGLLRGCDAVVHAAGVVGTDRRRAQLMWDINAYATEKLLIRAADGGLDPVVCVSSYSALFPPPDEVITEKTPPAAGRSPYAQTKAYADRVARRLQERGAPVVVSYPSSVVGPAWHTAAGVTERGWAPIVAHGMAPRMPGGMQMIDVADVAEVHVRSMTPGRGPQRYVCGGEMVAFDEMIDLLEAGSGRRIHRIPLSPRVFRGIGRVADLAGRVLPLGDGISYEAALLLTSATPTDDRHTRTELGIGAWRSPRSAILASLQR; encoded by the coding sequence ATGCGCATCGCCATCACCGGTGGCACCGGGTATCTCGGCGCACACATCACGCGCGCGCTGCTCGCCGCTGGACACCAGGTCAGTCTGCTCGTCGCGCCGGGAACGACCGCCGACCCGGTCATCGGGCACCTCGCATGCGAGGGCGAAGTGGCCCCGGTCGAGGGCGATGTTCGCGATACCGCCACGGTCGACGGGCTGTTGCGGGGCTGCGACGCGGTGGTGCACGCCGCCGGCGTGGTCGGCACCGACCGAAGGCGAGCGCAACTGATGTGGGACATCAACGCCTACGCCACCGAGAAGCTGCTGATCCGCGCCGCCGATGGCGGCCTGGATCCTGTTGTCTGCGTGAGTAGTTACAGCGCTCTGTTCCCGCCACCGGATGAGGTGATCACCGAGAAGACCCCACCGGCCGCCGGACGCAGTCCGTACGCGCAGACGAAGGCGTACGCCGACCGGGTGGCACGACGCCTCCAGGAACGCGGTGCGCCCGTGGTGGTGAGCTACCCCTCCAGCGTGGTCGGGCCCGCCTGGCATACCGCAGCCGGGGTGACCGAACGCGGTTGGGCACCGATCGTCGCACACGGTATGGCGCCGCGGATGCCCGGCGGGATGCAGATGATCGACGTCGCCGACGTCGCCGAGGTCCACGTGCGATCGATGACTCCGGGGCGCGGCCCACAACGCTATGTCTGCGGCGGTGAGATGGTGGCCTTCGACGAGATGATCGACCTGCTCGAAGCGGGATCGGGTCGCAGAATTCACCGGATACCGCTGTCGCCCCGGGTTTTTCGTGGCATCGGGCGGGTTGCGGATCTGGCCGGCCGGGTGCTGCCACTCGGCGACGGGATCAGCTATGAGGCCGCGCTGTTGCTCACCTCAGCAACACCGACCGACGATCGGCACACCCGGACCGAACTGGGCATCGGTGCCTGGCGCTCACCGCGGTCGGCGATCCTGGCCAGCCTGCAGCGCTGA